The DNA window ACAGCTTCCTTATAAAACCGTTTGGCGAGGAAGAATTTACAGAGGCATTTTGTGATGCGATGGGTCTGTCTGAGCAGATAAACCGTCAGGGAAAGACAATCCGGATTGAGCAAAAACAGTTTATTCTGGAATATACAGCGGCGGAAATCGTATACATTGAAGCTTTTGGCAAGAAACTGGCCATCCATACTAATAATCGTATGTCAGGTATGAAGGAAGACACTATTTCCGGCTATACATTGGCCGGAATGCTGGAGCTGCTTCAGGGCGCTTCTTTTGTGCAGTGCCATAAAAGCTACCTTGTGAATACGGCTCATATCGACAGAATCGACAAGAGCGGAAGAAAAATTTTCTTAAAAGGAGTTATGGATGCCATCCCCGTTGGAAATAAGTATCAGTCCGTGCTGTGGGGGGAGTCATGAATCCTGTATTCTATTTTGTGCTGGCGGGTTTAGACGCCGGAGCGCTGGCAGTTTGCTGCGAAGCAGTTTTTCAAAAAAGGCCGGAGGTAAAGGCAAAAGACCTTCTGCTTTTTCCCGTTTTACTGGTTCTGTGTATTGTACCGCGGATGAATTTTATTGCAGATGAAGGAGTAAGCGCCACGTTTTCGATACATGGGTTTGAAATAGTTCCGGTCAACAGTATCGTCGGTTTGCTGTTCCTGCTCTTTTCCGTACTGCTGCTCAACAGTATATTTTTCAGAGGAAGAGACAACGGTGATATTCTTAGTGGGACAATGGCAGTGTTTTCTCTTTATCTTTTGGTCCGCTGTCTGTGTGTTGCCGGGGCGGCTGTGTGCGGTGTTTCGGGCGCCTCTTTGTCCCTTGGAAGCCGCGCGCTGACCTTGCTCCTGATTCTATTGCCGCTTTACACGCCTTTTTATGGTCAGGTTCAGCATCTGATCCAAACAGGGGGAATCGCGGTCTGGATTATATCGTCGGATATTGCATTTCTGCTGATGGCTGCGCTTACGGCTCTTTCTTTTCAGGCGGAGCAATTTCTTTCTCATTTATGGTTGATTACAGTCTTTTTGCTGGCGATTCTGCTGCTGAACAGCATCCTGCTGTTTTGGCACCGGCGCAGAATACAGGAGCGGAAACGAATTCATATGATTGAACAGTATGTCCCCATCGTGGAGGAACTGATCCTGCAGGTCAGGGCAAGACAGCATGAGTTCCAGAACCGTATTTTGGCGATTGAGGCTGCTGTGGCTTCCGCTGATACGTTGGAGGAGGCGCAAAGAGAGGTGACGGCCCTGACGGACGGTGTTGCCATCAACTCCAATGACCGGGAACTGCTCTCGTGTGACAGCAAGATCATAGCCGGAATGCTGTTTGGGAAAATAAAGCAGGCCGAAGCGGCGGGGATTCATATAGAATTGCAGTTACACGGCCTTTTTAAGAAAACTGCGGCACCGGAAACGGAATGGATTGAGGTAATCGGGATTTTACTGGATAATGCAATCGAGGCTTCACCCAAAGGAAGCGTAATTTATGTTACAGGCAGAAAAAGCGGTGCGTATCTGGAACTGCTTGTTTCCAATCCGTTCCCGGCCATGTCGAATACAGAGTTTATGGCTCTGTTCCGGAAAGGGTTTACAACCAAGGGCAGCCGGGAGGGGCACGGTTTTGGTTTGTATAATATACTGCGTATCACAGAGCGGTTTCACGGAAAGATCCTGACGCGCAATGAACAGGTTTCGGGAGAGAACTATGTTGTCTTCGGCGTCCTTCTTCCATGATAAAAAGGTATGAACGAGGGTTTTAAGGGAATAAATAACATTTTGTTCCCTTAAAACCCTCTCTTATTTCCAGACGGTTGAAGCACGGGCAGAACTCCGATATACTGTGAAAAAAAGAAAGGAATGAGAGATATGCTTGAGTTAATAAGAAGTGAGTTCAAAAAAGTTTTCCTGCAGGTGCTCCTCACAACCGTTGTGTTAACTATTATCATGTGTGTTCTGACCGGAGTACTCTACCAAAACTATACCTTACACTATGATTTGGAGGCATGGGAGGTGGGAACCGGGGTATTCTCCCTTCTTTATCCGCTGGTTGTAGTGATTCCTCTTTGCTGGAATCTGTATTATGAACGCAAGAATAATTTTCTTCTGTACATCGCGCCCAGGGTGCCGGTTAAAAAATATTTGACGGCGAAATGGACTGCTTATGCTCTGGGGGCATTTTGTATCATGGCGGTTCCCTATGTGCTGTGCGCGGTGTACGCAGTATATGTAAAAGCACCTGTGATTCCGCCGGAAACAAACACCTTTTCACATGTTTTCCAGAATTTGTTCGTTGAGTCTCCTATGCTCTATGCGGTTATTCTGTCCTGTTGGAGAGGGGGAATCGGGATTTTGGTAATGACTTTTGGCTTTACACTTGCCATGTACTGTAAAAATATATTTGTAATACTCACCGGGCCGTTTATGTATACGATTTTGGAAAATTTTATTATGTCAATTTTGAATATGGCGGAATATCGGTTAGTTGTTGCCTTCGACCCAACCTGTGTCAGTGACCGCGTGGTGACGGTTCTTTCGTTTTTTACAGGTCCGGTTCTGCTGCTTTGCGTCATTGGAGTGACGGCGTTCTTTTTTGCAAAAATCAGGAAAAATGCCGTGGTGTCCGTTTAAAGAGGCTGTTATGGAGGCGCTTACCAAAAAAAATCTCCGTTTATGGGGAGCCGGAAAAGCACTGGCCTTGTTTGCCGGATGCCTGCTCTTTTCCAGCGGCGGCCGATACACTGGTGGAATTTATTACGAACAGCATATTTTATCGGCAGTATCGGATCACTACTATCTTACTTACTTTATGCTTCCTGTTTTACTGCTGAGCTGTTTTTCCTTTTTGGAGGACGATGAAGAAACCGTGATCCTGCGTTTTCAAAGCTATCATGCTTATTTTTTACGAAAATGGCTGGGAACCGGGGCGGGCGCCTTTTCACTGTGCGCCGTTCAAAGTGCGGCGGTTCTTCTGTCCGGCATGGGGCTTCCAATGGGAAACCGGTGGGAACTCCCTGCGGGAGCGACGGCGGCAGAACTGTTTTCCGTGCTGCGGCAGTATTTTTCCACTCCGGTTCAGGCATTTGCGACGTTTACTCTTTATCAGTTTTGCGGAAGTTTGATTATATTTGGGATCTGCATGTGGCTTGGACATTTCTGCGGCCGGAAATGGTCGGTCCGGCTGCTGCTTGCTCTTTATCTGTTTTCAGCTTTTTGGATAAAACTTCCTTCTATTCAGGACCTGCCGCTGACCGGGTTCAATCATCTGCTGATCCTGCACCACAATTTAGGCTCACACGGCCGTTTTGCGGTTACGGGTTTTACTTTATTAATATTTGTTATAATCATTGCCGTAACGGTCCGATTTGGATGGAAGGGACGGATTTCCCTTCCGCAGTGGCGTATTTCTGGCATTGGCGTCTATTATATCCGTGAACTGGCTGCGGGACGGAATCTCCTGATTCTCAGTACCGTCGTTTTGGCCACGGCCCTTTACAGAGGAGTTGGACTCCGGCTTACAGAGACTGGACCGGATTGGATTTATTCCCTGTTTGCCGGGCACGGGACAGGTTATTTCCGGGTCTTTCCATTTCTTGAAATGATGATTATGGTCGATGCGCCTCTCTATCTTCTGGCGTTTTTCGTGGAACAGACGGTAAGTGGACAATCTCTTTTTATTTCTCTGCGCGCGGTAAGCCGCAGGAAATTGATGCGGGGAATTCTGTCGGCCGGCACAATATTTCTCGCTGTCTACGCGCTTCTGTGGTTAACAGCGAGTGCTTTTACAATATGCGTCTTTGGATACGGAGCCGGGGAGATGGTATGGAGCCTGCTTCTGTATGCCGTTTTCATGCGTTTTCTTGATACTATGGTGCAGTATCTTGTCATGATGTGTATTTATGTTTTCTCTAAGCAGATCACAATCGGTTTTCTTGCGCTGATTGCAGGAAATCTGCTTTGCATGATACCTCAGCCATGGGTATCTTATCTGCCGTTTGGTTTATCTGGCCTGACGCGGATTGCGGAATTGAATTCCGGCGTGGGAATTCCGGCCGCCGCAGCTTTTGGATTGGAGTTATCTCTTGCCATACTGATGCTTGTGTACTTGTTACTGTTTGGCTGTAAAAAAATACTGTATTAGAGCGTGTTTGAAAATTCATTTCCGCCATCTGCACGCCCCACTTCGCGGCATATTTTGCCCCGATTCAGTCAGCGTAGCCCACTACGCCTCCTTCATCGGGGTAAAATCTCCCACAAAGTGTGACGTACATTTGACGGAAAGCAATTTTAAAACACGCTCAAGGAGGAAATGATATGAGTTCGTATCTCGAAATAAGAAATGTATCAAAACGATTCGGGCATAGAAAGGTTTTAGAAGAGGTATCGTTATCCGTGGAACGCGGAACGACGGTCGGCCTCGTCGGTGCCAACGGCAGCGGCAAATCGGTACTGTTTAAAATACTCTGCGGCTTTGAGAAACCCGATCAGGGCAGCGTCTACGTGCGCGGGAAGCAACTCGGTAAGAATGGCCGGGATTTTCCGGAAAATATAGGCGTGTTTATTAATTCACCAGGCTTTATCGGCATTTACAGTGGTTTTCAGAATCTTAAATTCCTGGCGGATATTCAGGGAAAGATTGGCGAAGAAGAAATTGAAGAGGCCATGGGCAAGGTTGGCCTTGACCCGGGAGATAAAACGAAAGTCGAGCATTACTCCCTCGGAATGAAGCAGAAATTAGGGCTTGCACAGGCCATCATGGAAGGCCAGGATATTCTGGTCCTGGATG is part of the [Clostridium] symbiosum genome and encodes:
- a CDS encoding LytTR family DNA-binding domain-containing protein, with translation MGKILLVEDNQNAVKRIAGYIGNISPELKVISFSEAGEALRYARENEVSLFILDIQLEDYKGTHLAKQIRELPEYKYTPIIFETALAGEELSAYRDVKCYSFLIKPFGEEEFTEAFCDAMGLSEQINRQGKTIRIEQKQFILEYTAAEIVYIEAFGKKLAIHTNNRMSGMKEDTISGYTLAGMLELLQGASFVQCHKSYLVNTAHIDRIDKSGRKIFLKGVMDAIPVGNKYQSVLWGES
- a CDS encoding ATP-binding protein, whose protein sequence is MNPVFYFVLAGLDAGALAVCCEAVFQKRPEVKAKDLLLFPVLLVLCIVPRMNFIADEGVSATFSIHGFEIVPVNSIVGLLFLLFSVLLLNSIFFRGRDNGDILSGTMAVFSLYLLVRCLCVAGAAVCGVSGASLSLGSRALTLLLILLPLYTPFYGQVQHLIQTGGIAVWIISSDIAFLLMAALTALSFQAEQFLSHLWLITVFLLAILLLNSILLFWHRRRIQERKRIHMIEQYVPIVEELILQVRARQHEFQNRILAIEAAVASADTLEEAQREVTALTDGVAINSNDRELLSCDSKIIAGMLFGKIKQAEAAGIHIELQLHGLFKKTAAPETEWIEVIGILLDNAIEASPKGSVIYVTGRKSGAYLELLVSNPFPAMSNTEFMALFRKGFTTKGSREGHGFGLYNILRITERFHGKILTRNEQVSGENYVVFGVLLP
- a CDS encoding ATP-binding cassette domain-containing protein; the encoded protein is MSSYLEIRNVSKRFGHRKVLEEVSLSVERGTTVGLVGANGSGKSVLFKILCGFEKPDQGSVYVRGKQLGKNGRDFPENIGVFINSPGFIGIYSGFQNLKFLADIQGKIGEEEIEEAMGKVGLDPGDKTKVEHYSLGMKQKLGLAQAIMEGQDILVLDEPFNALDYKTYEDVKTIIRMLKAEDKTIFLTSHHYKDIEQLCDQVYFIEEGRLAPITGEIAEHYRELG